A portion of the Bombus terrestris chromosome 3, iyBomTerr1.2, whole genome shotgun sequence genome contains these proteins:
- the LOC100649446 gene encoding dopamine beta-hydroxylase: MLLKIYLLISFTILKDVSCLSWHDHHQNNEDSSNRKNVHTVPLGSGATFHWRVDFMSEIIIAEVHYIGVDNTWFAIGFSNYGELKPADYCVLWIDWHRQIQLQDAWADEEGKLNLDLQQDCENFAWRRRGNVTKFTFSRKFDTCDENDYIMERGTTHLVWLEGLGPLSSLAGLQVSDAEASGMSRTELIRVLHQKPTFPPDAWQLEMLADHVKVPNRETTYWCRIQKLPPVLSQKHHILQFGPIIQTGNEHLVHHMEVFHCAGPMALEIPMYDGPCDGADRPERTQVCKKVLAAWAMGADAFVYPEEAGLSIGGQNFNPYVMLEVHYNNPELQDGNVDSSGIRFIVTRSLRKYDAGVIELGLEYTDKMAIPPRQEAFILSGHCIQECTGVGLPQQGIHIFASQLHTHLTGVKVVTRHIRDGEELPLLNYDNHYSTHFQEIRLLPKPVTILPGDSLITTCTYNTMDRENITLGGFAISDEMCVNYIHYYPNARLEVCKSAISDDALRTYFRYMREWENQPTSVDNGISANYGSIEWTKVRVQALHDLYEAAPLGMQCNGSDGSRLPGLWDNIPATPVKLPLPPPARNCPHSSLRQEIINSI; encoded by the exons ATGCTTTTGAAGATTTATTTACTAATCTCGTTTACAATTTTAAAAGATGTATCGTGTTTATCCTGGCATGATCATCATCAGAATAACGAAGACAGTTCGAACAGGAAAAATGTTCATACAGTTCCGCTTGGTTCAGGAGCCACTTTTCATTGGAg gGTTGATTTTATGAGCGAAATAATAATTGCGGAAGTCCACTATATAGGTGTCGACAATACTTGGTTTGCCATCGGTTTCTCGAATTATGGTGAATTAAAACCTGCCGATTATTGCGTTCTGTGGATTGATTGGCACCGACAAATTCAGTTACAG GATGCGTGGGCAGATGAAGAAGGAAAATTAAATCTCGACCTGCAACAGGATTGCGAGAACTTCGCGtggagaagaagaggaaacgtCACAAAGTTTACCTTCTCCAGGAAGTTCGATACTTGCGATGAAAATGACTACATCATGGAG AGAGGTACCACGCACTTGGTGTGGTTAGAAGGTTTGGGACCACTGTCGTCCTTGGCTGGTTTACAAGTATCAGATGCAGAAGCTTCTGGCATGTCCAGAACAGAATTGATCAGGGTACTCCATCAGAAACCGACATTTCCACCGGACGCCTGGCAATTGGAAATGTTGGCTGATCATGTAAAAGTGCCAAATAGGGAAACGACTTATTGGTGTCGCATACAAAAATTACCACCCGTTTTGTCTCAAAA ACATCACATTCTGCAGTTTGGCCCAATCATACAAACGGGTAATGAACACTTGGTTCATCATATGGAAGTTTTCCATTGCGCTGGACCAATGGCTCTTGAAATTCCTATGTACGATGGTCCTTGTGATGGAGCTGATAGACCGGAAAGAACTCAA GTATGTAAAAAAGTCTTGGCAGCATGGGCAATGGGGGCAGATGCTTTCGTTTACCCAGAGGAAGCTGGTCTTTCGATCGGTGGCCAAAATTTTAATCCATATGTCATGTTGGAAGTTCACTATAATAACCCCGAACTTCAGGATGGGAACGTCGATTCTTCAGGAATTCGTTTTATCGTTACTAGGAGTCTTCGCAAATATGACGCCGGTGTAATTGAACTGGGTTTAGAATATACTGATAAAATGGCAATTCCCCCACGACAA GAAGCCTTTATTTTATCAGGACATTGTATACAAGAATGTACAGGTGTTGGTCTCCCACAACAAGGAATACATATTTTCGCATCCCAACTTCATACACATTTAACAGGCGTAAAAGTTGTTACTCGTCATATTAGAGACGGAGAGGAGTTGCCTCTGTTAAATTATGACAATCACTATTCCACTCATTTCCAAGAAATTCGTCTTTTACCGAAACCTGTTACCATTTTGCCT GGAGATTCGTTAATAACAACTTGCACATATAATACGATGGATAGGGAGAATATTACTCTTGGTGGATTCGCCATTTCCGATGAGATGTGTGTGAATTATATTCACTACTACCCTAATGCTCGATTAgag GTTTGCAAAAGTGCTATTAGCGACGATGCACTGAGAACTTATTTCCGGTATATGAGGGAATGGGAAAATCAACCAACTAGTGTCGATAACGGAATTTCTGCAAATTATGGAAGTATAGAATGGACCAAAGTTCGTGTACAAGCTTTACATGATTTATATGAAGCTGCACCATTAG GAATGCAATGCAATGGCTCTGATGGATCTCGACTTCCTGGATTATGGGACAACATACCAGCCACACCGGTCAAACTACCCTTACCTCCACCGGCTCGAAATTGTCCACACTCGTCGTTAAgacaagaaataataaattctatataa
- the LOC100643684 gene encoding putative phospholipase B-like lamina ancestor gives MLKVVGASWLQTRISTYILIAVALLGVGAIILGEFGHVEQDGIYSATVLWNRKGGYRIEFWGQGNDLTAIPLHAARAYYKTEIFEHGWSYIEIETSSKYPDTVQAYAAGLLEGSLTWQLIHHHWFNTIKPKCETKPVECRKLMRYLRDNTAVIREHAELTESTDPFWHMVRLFYAQLDGLEAGWKFAVRRSRVSVSLESDDFLWLALTSDLSGFQQVFNISNSVVSSMITFKFLARDNSEPLVAINQHTSAPYTQMLRLLKKYTFGYHVLPTTKTDALIPGRSIVFSSYPGALSSRDEFYLINGENHEMIITGTSLLATNQNEWSLLYPKDHVMLTVRLMAANRLATNSQSWFDTISHQNGGASALQWISFEPRSMTVLLVEQLPRITVAMNYTEKFKKIGFISYIGISNFQNINDIVRPVKKDADLLKTRLTRLQENITTFEQFRNLMRGCSQEGCTSEEQNSKTNQLRELTYRGDLEDIPVPYGIIDTKILAICADGLKSFEATSGPSTSQSRTPFQWSKSFPNISHVGHPDSFEFKGVTPRWVWT, from the exons ATGCTGAAGGTAGTAGGAGCCTCCTGGCTGCAGACACGCATCTCCACTTACATCCTAATTGCCGTAGCTTTACTAGGAGTCGGGGCCATAATTCTCGGTGAATTCGGACA TGTCGAACAAGATGGAATCTATTCAGCCACCGTATTATGGAACCGTAAAGGAGGATATCGTATTGAGTTTTGGGGCCAAGGCAATGATCTAACTGCTATACCATTGCATGCAGCTCGAGCCTATTACAAAACTGAAATTTTCGAGCATGG aTGGTCCTATATTGAAATAGAAACATCATCAAAATACCCAGATACTGTGCAAGCTTATGCCGCCGGACTGTTGGAAGGTAGCCTAACTTGGCAATTAATTCATCATCATTGGTTCAACACTATAAAGCCAAAATGCGAAACAAAACCCGTTGAGTGCCGAAAGCTAATGCGATATCTTCGAGACAACACTGCCGTCATTCGTGAACATGCTGAATTGACGGAGTCTACTGATCCTTTTTGGCATATG GTACGATTATTTTATGCCCAATTAGATGGTTTGGAAGCTGGTTGGAAATTTGCTGTACGTCGGAGTCGTGTGTCAGTATCATTGGAATCTGATGATTTCCTTTGGCTCGCCTTGACTTCCGATTTATCTGGTTTCCAACAAGTATTCAATATTTCCAATTCCGTAGTAAGTTCTATGATCACCTTCAAATTTCTTGCAAGAGACAATTCGGAACCTCTAGTTGCAATCAATCAACATACATCAGCACC atACACTCAAATGTTAAGACTCTTAAAAAAATACACATTTGGCTATCATGTGCTACCTACGACAAAAACTGATGCATTAATTCCGGGTCGATCAATTGTATTCTCATCCTATCCTGGAGCATTATCGTCCCGCGATGAATTCTATTTAATAAATGGAGAAAATCATGAAATGATTATTACTGGAACATCTTTATTAGCAACGAATCAGAATGAGTGGAGTCTTTTGTATCCAAAAGATCAT GTAATGCTAACTGTAAGATTAATGGCAGCAAATCGACTAGCAACGAACAGTCAATCTTGGTTTGACACTATATCTCATCAAAATGGTGGAGCTTCTGCATTACAATGGATCAGTTTTGAGCCACGTTCCATGACTGTATTATTAGTGGAACAACTACCACGCATCACCGTTGCTATGAATTACACCGAGAAGTTTAAGAAAATCGGCTTCATATCGTATATTGGTAtatcgaattttcaaaatatcaacGACATCGTACGGCCTGTCAAGAAGGATGCAGATCTTTTGAAAACCCGTTTAACGCGTTTGCAAGAGAATATCACTACGTTCGAGCAATTTCGAAACTTAATGCGTGGATGCAGCCAGGAAGGTTGCACTTCCGAGGAACAAAATTCAAAAACAAATCAGTTGCGGGAATTGACATATCGTGGTGACTTGGAGGATATACCTGTACCGTATGGTATTATAGATACAAAGATTTTAGCAATTTGTGCGGATGGTCTCAAAAGCTTTGAAGCTACTTCCGGGCCATCTACATCGCAATCGCGAACACCATTCCAATGGTCGAAAAGTTTTCCTAATATTTCGCATGTAGGTCACCCGGACTCTTTCGAATTTAAAGGCGTTACTCCAAGATGGGTTTGGacctaa